One genomic region from Mycobacterium basiliense encodes:
- the rpmI gene encoding 50S ribosomal protein L35 — MPKAKTHSGASKRFRRTGTGKIVRQQANRRHLLEHKPSKRTRRLDGRTTVAANDTKRVNSLLNG, encoded by the coding sequence ATGCCCAAGGCCAAGACCCACAGTGGGGCCTCGAAGCGGTTCCGGCGCACCGGTACCGGAAAGATCGTCCGGCAGCAGGCCAACCGTCGCCATCTGCTGGAGCACAAGCCGAGCAAGCGAACCCGACGACTGGACGGCCGAACGACGGTGGCGGCCAACGACACCAAGCGGGTCAATTCGCTGCTGAACGGCTAG
- a CDS encoding PE family protein: MSFVSTVPDMVTAAAGDLAGIRSALGEATAAAAIPTTEVAAAAADEISLAVSRLFGSFAQDFQLVSAQAAAFHAEFVALLNTGAGAYVSAELVNAQQTLINLINAPAQALLGYPLIDVGAATPSQVVPVVPAVGAAVGGAVGGVTATAGAGVATATGAVTDAGAAVAVAAPATLTAAQGSAASLLRIPASLETAAGSALSVSGVSGALQALGVSTPALLQSSAAAAAPAATVGGAYQDLFTNTWANLQSLGATWDADPAPFLSQFLDNQLVYANTIGTSLSSAAQDFGAGLVALPSAYQAAFQALAAGDVTGAVETLGKGYLNLVFTGFDYSNVPVVTINGALGDLLPIVGIPGLISQNMTNVLVTLTDTSILANISLLDPSFTTGLPLTLALDAIGAPIVTGQAALQSATTFINAVQTGDIGGAVGALIDAPAVIANGFLNGEATITLDLPTDLFTFPGFTTESLTSDIPVGGILTPLQPVQATAVLKPIVGPPIQQTVQLGGTQFGGIIPGLLNGSAQLANAIKLS; this comes from the coding sequence ATGTCATTTGTGAGCACAGTTCCGGACATGGTCACGGCGGCGGCCGGGGATTTGGCAGGAATTCGCTCGGCGTTGGGCGAAGCCACCGCGGCTGCCGCTATCCCTACCACTGAGGTGGCGGCTGCCGCCGCCGATGAGATATCGCTTGCGGTTTCGCGATTGTTCGGTTCCTTCGCTCAGGATTTTCAACTCGTCAGCGCCCAGGCGGCAGCGTTTCATGCCGAGTTCGTTGCCCTGTTAAATACCGGTGCGGGCGCGTATGTCAGTGCCGAGTTGGTAAACGCCCAGCAGACCCTGATCAACCTGATAAATGCGCCGGCGCAGGCGCTGCTTGGGTACCCGTTGATCGATGTTGGCGCCGCCACACCCAGTCAGGTGGTCCCCGTAGTCCCTGCCGTGGGGGCGGCGGTAGGCGGAGCTGTCGGTGGTGTTACGGCTACCGCCGGGGCGGGTGTCGCCACAGCGACCGGGGCGGTTACGGATGCGGGGGCCGCCGTTGCCGTGGCAGCACCGGCAACCCTGACCGCGGCCCAAGGCAGCGCGGCCTCGCTGCTGCGGATCCCCGCGAGTCTGGAGACCGCGGCTGGCTCCGCCCTTAGTGTGTCGGGCGTCTCTGGTGCCCTGCAGGCGCTTGGCGTGTCTACACCGGCGTTGCTACAGAGCAGCGCGGCGGCGGCGGCCCCGGCCGCCACGGTCGGCGGTGCCTATCAGGACCTCTTCACCAATACCTGGGCCAACCTGCAAAGCCTTGGCGCAACCTGGGATGCGGACCCCGCGCCCTTCCTGAGCCAGTTCCTGGACAATCAGCTGGTCTACGCCAACACCATCGGGACGTCGCTATCCAGCGCGGCCCAGGACTTTGGCGCCGGGCTGGTTGCCTTGCCTTCGGCCTACCAGGCGGCTTTCCAAGCGCTGGCCGCCGGCGACGTCACCGGCGCAGTCGAGACCCTGGGCAAGGGCTACCTCAACCTCGTGTTTACCGGCTTCGATTACAGCAACGTGCCGGTGGTCACCATCAATGGCGCGTTGGGAGACCTCCTCCCGATCGTCGGCATACCGGGTCTGATATCGCAGAACATGACCAACGTGCTTGTGACGCTTACCGACACGTCGATACTGGCCAACATTTCCCTACTAGATCCCTCGTTCACCACCGGGCTTCCGCTGACGCTGGCCCTTGACGCGATCGGCGCCCCGATTGTCACCGGCCAGGCGGCCCTGCAAAGCGCCACGACCTTTATCAATGCCGTGCAGACCGGTGATATCGGAGGGGCAGTCGGTGCGCTTATTGATGCGCCGGCAGTTATCGCCAACGGTTTCCTCAATGGCGAAGCGACGATAACGCTGGACCTGCCCACAGACTTGTTCACCTTTCCGGGGTTCACAACTGAATCATTAACCTCGGACATTCCGGTCGGTGGCATCCTCACCCCGCTCCAGCCCGTGCAGGCAACTGCAGTGCTCAAGCCCATTGTTGGGCCTCCCATCCAGCAAACAGTCCAGCTTGGTGGTACGCAGTTCGGCGGCATCATTCCTGGCTTGCTGAATGGCTCGGCACAGCTAGCGAATGCCATTAAGCTCAGCTAG
- a CDS encoding rhomboid-like protein: MMYGIAFRLARVRFTLSYLAALASVSIALLMLGPQAHERAIRHASTNLHNLAHGRLGTLWNSAFVIDEGPLYFWLPCLACLLALAELHLRTGRLAAAFIVGHLGATLLVASALAGAVTFGWLPWSMTRVSDVGMSYGALAVLGALTATIARRWRPAWVGWWVSLGIAAAITGGGFTDCGHAIALALGMLMTMRFSHPIRWTPPRYALLVASSGFGFLLLAHTTWTSANGLVLGIAGAVAAHSIARRITLRGVQGRRDSGTAPCPVPSG; the protein is encoded by the coding sequence ATGATGTACGGGATTGCGTTCCGACTCGCCCGGGTCCGGTTCACCCTCAGCTACTTGGCCGCTCTTGCTTCGGTGAGTATCGCGCTTTTGATGCTTGGCCCGCAGGCTCACGAGCGGGCCATTCGGCACGCGAGCACGAACCTGCACAACCTGGCGCACGGTCGCCTCGGAACGTTGTGGAACAGCGCCTTTGTCATCGATGAGGGGCCGCTCTACTTTTGGCTGCCGTGCCTGGCATGCCTGCTCGCACTTGCGGAGTTACATTTGCGCACCGGTCGGCTGGCCGCGGCGTTTATCGTCGGCCATCTCGGGGCGACATTGCTGGTAGCAAGCGCGCTAGCGGGAGCGGTCACGTTCGGCTGGCTGCCGTGGTCGATGACGCGCGTCAGCGACGTGGGGATGAGCTATGGTGCCCTGGCGGTTCTTGGGGCGCTGACGGCGACAATCGCCCGCCGGTGGCGGCCGGCATGGGTCGGCTGGTGGGTGTCGCTGGGCATCGCCGCCGCGATCACCGGCGGTGGTTTCACCGACTGCGGCCACGCGATCGCGTTGGCACTGGGCATGTTGATGACGATGCGGTTCAGCCACCCGATCCGATGGACGCCGCCGCGGTATGCGCTGTTGGTGGCGTCGTCGGGGTTCGGTTTCCTGTTGCTGGCTCATACGACCTGGACGTCGGCGAATGGACTGGTGCTGGGCATCGCCGGCGCCGTGGCCGCGCATTCGATCGCGCGGCGGATAACGCTGCGCGGTGTACAGGGGCGTCGAGATTCGGGGACCGCGCCCTGCCCGGTGCCCAGCGGCTGA
- a CDS encoding PE family protein yields MSFVNVVPDMVAAAAGNVESIGSALNAANAAAAVPTVEIMAPALDDVSAAITAVFGSHAQEFQALSVQASAFHEQFVNLMNAGAAAYSNAESSIQQGLLNAVNGPAQALLGHPLIDPGSAGPAAASVGGSLGGGVLELPGDPLPGIGIPISYPVSMDTPLGPVALTLNGTYSPVTGQATFDSGSLTVPAALKYGVGALGPFITTSAALQASGAAFANAVQTGDILGAAGAVIQAPGSALYGFLLGQTAISQAMPAPDGSGYTSAEISVPVGGLLAPTQVATLTLTPTSGAPTAIQLDGTQFGGLLTGLLDDFVPGF; encoded by the coding sequence ATGTCGTTTGTCAACGTGGTGCCGGACATGGTGGCGGCCGCGGCCGGGAACGTCGAGAGCATCGGCTCGGCGCTCAACGCGGCCAACGCGGCGGCCGCCGTGCCCACGGTCGAGATCATGGCGCCGGCCCTGGATGACGTATCGGCTGCCATTACCGCAGTATTCGGCTCGCACGCTCAGGAATTTCAAGCCCTCAGCGTCCAAGCGTCGGCGTTCCATGAGCAGTTCGTGAATCTGATGAACGCCGGTGCCGCCGCATACTCCAATGCCGAGTCCAGCATTCAACAGGGTTTGCTGAATGCCGTGAATGGGCCCGCGCAGGCGCTGCTGGGGCACCCACTGATCGATCCCGGGTCCGCCGGCCCGGCGGCCGCCTCGGTTGGGGGGTCGCTAGGTGGCGGCGTTCTCGAGCTGCCCGGCGACCCGCTGCCGGGTATTGGCATTCCGATCAGCTACCCGGTGAGTATGGACACCCCGTTGGGTCCGGTGGCGCTGACGCTGAACGGGACGTACTCGCCGGTGACTGGGCAAGCCACCTTCGACTCCGGATCCCTCACCGTGCCCGCCGCGCTCAAGTACGGGGTGGGTGCGCTGGGGCCGTTTATAACCACCTCGGCCGCGCTGCAAGCGAGCGGCGCGGCATTCGCCAACGCCGTGCAAACCGGCGATATCCTGGGGGCCGCCGGCGCGGTCATCCAGGCTCCGGGCAGTGCGCTGTACGGCTTCCTGCTCGGTCAAACGGCGATATCGCAGGCGATGCCGGCACCCGACGGTTCGGGATACACCTCCGCGGAGATCAGCGTTCCGGTAGGGGGGCTGCTGGCGCCAACCCAGGTCGCAACGCTCACGCTGACGCCGACGAGCGGGGCACCGACCGCCATCCAATTGGATGGAACGCAGTTCGGCGGCTTGCTCACTGGCCTGCTCGACGATTTCGTGCCCGGCTTCTAG
- the pheS gene encoding phenylalanine--tRNA ligase subunit alpha — protein sequence MGDQPVDLSPEGLAKAVNAAQQAFALADSLEALARSKTEHLGDRSPLALARQALGTLPKPERADAGKRVNIARSDAQQGYDQRLAALRAARDAAVLVAEGIDVTLPSTRQPTGARHPITILAEHIADTFIAMGWELAEGPEVEAEQFNFDALNFPPDHPARSEQDTFYISPEDSRQLLRTHTSPVQVRTLLERELPVYIVSIGRTFRTDELDATHTPVFHQVEGLAVDRGLTMAHLRGTLDAFARAQFGPLARTRIRPHFFPFTEPSAEVDVWFANKKGGADWVEWGGCGMVHPNVLRAAGIDPEVYSGFAFGMGLERTLQFRNGIPDMRDMVEGDVRFSLPFGVGA from the coding sequence GTGGGGGATCAACCCGTGGATTTGTCGCCGGAAGGATTGGCAAAGGCGGTCAATGCCGCCCAACAGGCCTTCGCGCTCGCCGACAGCCTAGAGGCGTTGGCGCGCAGCAAGACCGAGCACCTCGGTGATCGCTCACCGCTGGCACTCGCGCGGCAGGCGCTGGGCACCCTTCCCAAGCCGGAGCGAGCCGACGCCGGCAAGAGGGTCAATATCGCCCGCAGTGACGCTCAGCAGGGCTACGACCAACGGTTGGCGGCTCTGCGGGCAGCACGTGACGCGGCCGTGCTGGTCGCCGAAGGCATCGACGTGACGTTGCCATCGACTCGCCAGCCGACCGGCGCGCGGCATCCGATCACCATATTGGCCGAGCACATCGCCGACACCTTCATCGCGATGGGATGGGAGCTGGCCGAGGGGCCAGAGGTCGAGGCCGAGCAGTTCAACTTCGATGCGCTGAATTTCCCGCCCGACCACCCCGCACGCAGCGAGCAGGACACGTTCTATATCTCGCCGGAGGATTCCCGGCAGCTATTGCGGACCCACACATCGCCGGTGCAGGTTCGCACCCTGCTCGAGCGGGAATTGCCGGTGTACATCGTTTCGATCGGCAGGACCTTCCGTACCGACGAACTCGACGCCACCCACACGCCGGTATTCCATCAAGTCGAGGGATTGGCGGTGGATCGCGGGCTGACCATGGCCCACCTGCGGGGAACGCTCGATGCCTTTGCCCGCGCCCAGTTCGGGCCATTGGCACGCACGCGGATCCGCCCGCACTTCTTTCCCTTCACCGAACCGTCCGCCGAAGTGGACGTTTGGTTCGCCAACAAGAAGGGTGGCGCTGACTGGGTGGAATGGGGTGGATGCGGAATGGTACATCCAAACGTGCTGCGGGCCGCAGGAATTGACCCCGAAGTGTACTCCGGCTTTGCCTTCGGTATGGGCCTTGAGCGCACACTGCAGTTCCGCAACGGTATTCCCGATATGCGCGACATGGTGGAGGGCGACGTCCGCTTCTCGTTGCCGTTCGGGGTGGGCGCCTGA
- the pheT gene encoding phenylalanine--tRNA ligase subunit beta: MRVPYSWLREVVSAGAPDWDVPAAELEATLVRIGHEIEEVITLGPVEGPLTVGRVADIEELDGFKKPIRACLVDVGGDSQQEIVCGATNFVVDDLVVVALPGTTLPGGFSITARKTYGRTSAGMICSAAELGLGADHSGILVLPPGTAEPGADAAGVLGLADVVFHLAITPDRGYCMSVRGLAREIACAYDLDFVDPADVSPLPVEGPAWPLTVQSETEVRRFALRPVTGIDPAALSPWWLQRRLLLCGIRATSPAVDVTNYVMLELGHPMHAHDRSRIAGALAVRFARPGEAVVTLDDVERRLDSGDVLIVDDAATAAIGGVMGASSTEVRADSTDVLLEAAIWDPAAVSRTQRRLHLPSEAARRYERGVDPAISVAALDRCAALLADIAGGTVAPTLTDWRGEPPRDDWSLPPIRIAADLPDRFSGVDYAQGTTARRLAQIGAGVADDGQGVLVVTPPSWRPDLLQPADLVEEVMRLEGLEVIPSVLPAAPAGRGLTARQRRRRAIGKSLALSGYVEILPTPFLPAGVFDLWGLASDDPRRSTTNVVNPLESDRPQLATTLVPALLEALSRNVSRGLIDVALFAIAQVVQPTEQTRGIELIPVHRRPTDGEIAALDASLPRQPQHVAAVLAGLRESRGPWGAGRAVEAADAFEAVRIIARASGVDVTLRAAQHLPWHPGRCAEVLVGETPVGHAGQLHPAVIERAGLPKGTCAIELNLDAIPIAEALPAPRVSPFPAVFQDVSLVVAADVAAQSVADAVREGAGDLLEDIQLFDVFTGPQIGAARKSLTFALRFRAPDRTLTEDDASAARDAAVQCAAERVGAVLRS; encoded by the coding sequence ATGCGCGTTCCGTACAGCTGGTTGCGTGAGGTTGTTTCGGCTGGAGCGCCGGACTGGGATGTACCCGCTGCCGAACTAGAGGCGACGCTGGTGCGTATCGGCCACGAGATCGAAGAGGTGATCACGCTCGGTCCGGTCGAGGGGCCGTTGACCGTGGGCCGAGTCGCCGACATCGAGGAGCTCGACGGCTTCAAGAAGCCGATCCGTGCCTGCCTGGTAGACGTCGGTGGCGACAGCCAGCAGGAAATCGTTTGCGGTGCAACAAACTTTGTTGTGGACGACCTGGTCGTTGTGGCGCTTCCCGGGACCACACTGCCGGGTGGATTTTCCATCACGGCCCGCAAGACCTACGGCCGCACATCCGCAGGAATGATCTGTTCGGCGGCCGAACTCGGTTTGGGCGCAGACCATTCCGGGATCCTGGTGCTGCCCCCTGGCACCGCCGAGCCCGGCGCCGACGCCGCCGGTGTACTCGGATTGGCCGATGTCGTATTCCATCTGGCGATCACGCCCGATCGTGGCTACTGCATGTCGGTGCGCGGCTTGGCTCGCGAGATCGCCTGCGCCTACGACCTCGACTTCGTCGACCCCGCCGACGTATCGCCATTGCCGGTCGAGGGGCCCGCGTGGCCGTTGACCGTGCAGTCCGAAACCGAGGTCCGCCGATTTGCGCTGCGTCCGGTCACCGGAATAGATCCGGCCGCCTTGTCACCCTGGTGGCTGCAACGCCGGCTGCTGCTGTGCGGCATCCGCGCCACCTCACCGGCTGTCGACGTGACCAACTACGTGATGCTCGAACTGGGCCACCCGATGCACGCGCACGACCGCAGCCGGATCGCAGGCGCGTTAGCGGTGCGCTTTGCCCGGCCCGGCGAGGCCGTCGTCACCCTCGACGACGTCGAACGCCGGCTCGACTCGGGAGACGTGCTCATCGTCGACGATGCCGCTACCGCGGCAATCGGCGGCGTGATGGGTGCGTCGAGCACCGAGGTGCGTGCCGACTCCACCGATGTTCTGCTCGAGGCGGCGATATGGGATCCCGCTGCGGTATCGCGCACCCAACGGCGGTTGCACCTGCCCAGTGAGGCCGCCCGCCGCTACGAACGCGGGGTCGACCCGGCCATTTCGGTGGCAGCCTTGGATCGGTGCGCGGCATTGCTGGCAGATATCGCCGGGGGAACAGTGGCGCCCACCTTGACCGATTGGCGGGGAGAACCGCCACGAGACGACTGGTCACTGCCCCCGATCCGGATCGCTGCGGACTTACCGGACCGTTTCTCCGGGGTGGACTACGCCCAAGGCACAACGGCCCGCCGACTCGCCCAAATCGGTGCCGGGGTGGCCGACGACGGCCAAGGGGTGCTGGTTGTGACGCCGCCGAGTTGGCGCCCGGATCTCCTGCAGCCGGCCGACCTGGTCGAGGAGGTGATGCGGCTCGAAGGACTCGAGGTCATTCCTTCGGTGCTGCCCGCCGCTCCCGCGGGCCGAGGTCTGACGGCCCGGCAGCGGCGGCGTCGCGCAATCGGCAAATCGTTGGCACTGTCCGGCTACGTCGAAATCCTGCCGACACCGTTTCTGCCCGCCGGTGTTTTCGACTTGTGGGGGTTGGCGTCCGATGACCCGCGACGCAGCACGACGAATGTGGTCAACCCCCTGGAATCTGACCGTCCGCAGCTGGCCACGACCCTGGTCCCGGCGCTGCTGGAAGCATTGAGCCGCAACGTTTCCCGCGGTTTGATCGACGTTGCGTTGTTTGCCATTGCCCAGGTAGTCCAGCCGACCGAGCAGACCCGCGGCATCGAGCTGATCCCGGTGCACCGCCGGCCCACCGACGGGGAAATTGCGGCGTTGGACGCGTCCTTGCCTCGGCAACCGCAACATGTGGCCGCGGTGCTGGCGGGGTTGCGCGAGTCGCGCGGCCCGTGGGGTGCCGGTCGCGCCGTCGAAGCGGCCGATGCATTTGAGGCGGTACGGATCATCGCGCGTGCAAGCGGTGTCGACGTGACCCTGCGAGCGGCGCAACATCTGCCTTGGCACCCGGGGCGATGTGCAGAAGTTTTGGTTGGCGAGACTCCCGTTGGGCATGCGGGGCAACTGCACCCGGCCGTCATTGAGCGGGCCGGCCTCCCGAAGGGTACGTGCGCGATCGAACTGAACCTCGATGCAATACCCATTGCCGAAGCGCTGCCTGCACCCAGAGTGTCGCCATTTCCCGCCGTTTTCCAGGATGTCAGCCTTGTGGTAGCCGCAGATGTCGCCGCCCAGTCGGTGGCCGATGCCGTGCGGGAAGGAGCCGGCGACCTGCTGGAAGACATTCAGTTGTTCGACGTCTTCACCGGGCCGCAGATCGGTGCGGCTCGCAAGTCACTGACCTTCGCGCTGCGGTTTCGCGCGCCAGATCGCACGCTGACTGAAGACGATGCGAGTGCGGCTAGAGACGCTGCGGTGCAGTGCGCTGCCGAGCGGGTCGGCGCCGTCCTGCGTAGCTGA
- the rplT gene encoding 50S ribosomal protein L20, with translation MARVKRAVNAHKKRRSILKASKGYRGQRSRLYRKAKEQQLHSLNYAYRDRRARKGEFRKLWISRINAAARANDITYNRLIQGLKAAGVEVDRKNLADVAVTDPAAFTALVEVARAALPEDVNAPSGEAA, from the coding sequence ATGGCACGCGTAAAGCGGGCAGTCAACGCCCACAAGAAGCGGCGCTCCATCCTGAAGGCCTCGAAAGGCTATCGCGGCCAGCGGTCTCGGCTTTACCGCAAAGCCAAGGAACAGCAGCTGCATTCGCTGAACTACGCCTACCGCGACCGCCGCGCGCGCAAGGGCGAGTTCCGGAAGTTGTGGATTTCGCGGATCAACGCGGCCGCGCGTGCTAACGACATCACCTACAACCGGCTGATCCAGGGTCTGAAAGCGGCCGGCGTCGAGGTGGACCGCAAGAACCTTGCCGATGTCGCGGTCACCGACCCGGCGGCGTTCACCGCGCTCGTCGAGGTCGCTCGGGCGGCGTTGCCCGAGGACGTCAACGCCCCGTCCGGAGAGGCTGCGTAG
- a CDS encoding adenylate/guanylate cyclase domain-containing protein: protein MEEAGAVGGEPVAPDEAETALASSESHRHSPLRWLRSTNHSPGVVAFVRRARRLLPGDPEFGDPLSTAGEGGPRAAARAADRLMGDREAASRELSLGVLQVWQALTEAVSRKPANPEVTLIFTDLVGFSTWSLHAGDDAALTLLRQVARAVESPLLDAGGHIVKRMGDGIMAVFRNPTVAVRAVFVAQEAMKAVTVEGYTPRMRVGIHTGRPQRLAADWLGVDVNIAARVMERATRGGIMISSPTLDLIPQSELDAMGVVAKRARRPMFASKLTGIPPDLAIYRLSASKEPSTSGDAAETGVQA, encoded by the coding sequence GTGGAGGAGGCCGGGGCTGTCGGTGGAGAGCCCGTCGCGCCCGACGAAGCGGAGACTGCGCTAGCGTCGTCCGAATCGCATCGACATTCCCCATTGCGGTGGCTGCGTTCGACCAACCACAGCCCGGGCGTGGTGGCGTTCGTTCGGCGGGCGCGACGGTTGTTACCGGGTGATCCCGAGTTCGGTGACCCCTTGTCGACCGCCGGGGAAGGCGGGCCGCGTGCCGCGGCCCGCGCCGCCGATCGGCTGATGGGGGACCGCGAGGCGGCATCTCGTGAGCTCAGCCTGGGTGTCCTGCAGGTATGGCAGGCGTTGACCGAGGCGGTCTCGCGAAAGCCCGCGAACCCGGAAGTGACCCTGATCTTCACTGATCTCGTGGGCTTCTCGACGTGGTCATTGCATGCTGGCGACGATGCTGCCCTCACCTTGTTGCGCCAAGTGGCGCGCGCCGTCGAGTCCCCGCTGCTCGACGCCGGCGGCCACATCGTCAAGCGAATGGGTGACGGGATCATGGCCGTGTTCCGCAACCCGACAGTCGCGGTGCGGGCTGTTTTCGTCGCACAGGAGGCCATGAAAGCCGTCACCGTGGAGGGTTACACGCCCCGAATGCGGGTGGGCATTCATACCGGCCGGCCGCAACGTTTGGCCGCCGACTGGCTGGGCGTCGACGTCAACATCGCCGCTCGCGTTATGGAACGCGCCACCAGAGGTGGCATCATGATATCGAGCCCCACCTTGGACTTGATCCCGCAAAGCGAGCTGGACGCCATGGGCGTCGTCGCCAAGCGGGCACGCCGGCCGATGTTTGCCAGCAAGCTCACCGGCATTCCCCCGGACTTGGCTATATATCGTCTCAGTGCTAGTAAGGAGCCGTCGACTTCCGGTGACGCGGCCGAAACAGGTGTACAGGCATAG
- a CDS encoding oxygenase MpaB family protein has translation MTATSRTPAEPLGPDSLTWKYFGDLRTGMMGVWIGAIQNMYPELGAGVEEHSILLREPLQRVARSVYPIMGVVYDGERATQTGQQIKGYHRTIKGVDAEGRRYHALNPDTFYWAHATFFMLVIKVAEYFCGGLTDREKRKLFDEHVQWYRMYGMSMRPVPKSWDEFQDYWDRVCRDELEINRATLDILQMRIPKPKFVLMPTPIWDQLFKPLVASQRWIAAGLFDPAVREKAGMRWTPGDEILLRLFGKMVEFAFLAVPEEIRLHPRALAAYRRAEGRTRSDAPLVEAPSFMAPPPDRRGLPMHYFPPRTHPAKVLLERAGTLVHSTLSIAGRRPAWRPKKARNVA, from the coding sequence ATGACTGCCACATCGAGGACACCGGCTGAACCGCTCGGGCCCGACTCGCTGACCTGGAAATACTTTGGCGACCTGCGCACAGGAATGATGGGTGTGTGGATCGGCGCAATCCAGAACATGTATCCGGAGCTGGGCGCCGGGGTGGAGGAACATTCGATCCTGCTGCGCGAACCGTTGCAGCGAGTGGCCCGGTCGGTGTACCCGATCATGGGCGTGGTCTACGACGGCGAGCGAGCCACCCAGACCGGACAGCAGATCAAGGGCTACCACCGCACCATCAAGGGTGTCGATGCTGAGGGGCGTCGTTATCACGCGCTCAACCCGGACACGTTCTACTGGGCCCACGCCACCTTCTTCATGCTCGTCATCAAGGTGGCCGAATACTTCTGCGGCGGTTTGACCGACCGGGAGAAGCGCAAGCTGTTCGACGAGCACGTGCAGTGGTACCGGATGTACGGGATGAGCATGCGGCCGGTGCCCAAATCGTGGGACGAATTTCAGGACTACTGGGATCGGGTGTGCCGCGACGAGCTGGAGATCAACCGAGCCACCCTGGACATCTTGCAGATGCGCATTCCCAAGCCGAAATTTGTCCTGATGCCCACGCCGATATGGGACCAGTTGTTCAAGCCGTTGGTGGCCAGTCAGCGCTGGATCGCGGCCGGTCTATTCGATCCGGCTGTCCGGGAGAAAGCCGGAATGCGCTGGACCCCCGGCGACGAGATACTGCTGCGATTGTTCGGCAAGATGGTGGAGTTCGCATTCCTGGCAGTGCCCGAGGAGATCCGGTTGCACCCGCGCGCGCTGGCCGCCTACCGACGGGCTGAGGGGCGAACTCGTAGCGATGCGCCGTTGGTCGAAGCACCCAGCTTCATGGCGCCGCCGCCTGACCGCCGTGGGCTGCCCATGCACTACTTTCCGCCACGCACGCATCCAGCCAAGGTGCTGCTCGAACGGGCCGGAACACTGGTGCACAGCACTCTGTCGATCGCCGGCCGACGACCGGCGTGGAGACCAAAAAAGGCCCGAAACGTCGCCTGA
- a CDS encoding TrmH family RNA methyltransferase — translation MLTERSARVAAAVKLHRHVGRRRANRFLAEGPNLVEAASARGLVLDVFATEVAARRHQSLLAEQNAPVHLVTERAAKALSDTVTPAGLVAVCEVPATRMADVLAGSPQLVATAVDINEPGNAGTLIRIADAMGAAAVILAGHSVDPYNGKCVRASAGSIFSVPVVVAADTSAVVAALRTAGLRVLASAVDGEMSLDEAQRLLGAPTAWLFGPESHGLSAEIAMQADHRVRIPMIGGAESLNVAAAAAICLYQSARVQGRTC, via the coding sequence GTGCTCACCGAGCGGTCCGCCAGAGTTGCCGCCGCGGTCAAACTGCACCGTCACGTCGGCCGGCGCCGAGCGAACCGTTTTCTCGCCGAGGGCCCCAATCTCGTCGAGGCCGCGTCAGCGCGGGGGCTGGTCCTGGACGTGTTTGCCACCGAGGTTGCGGCCCGACGCCATCAGTCCTTGCTGGCCGAGCAGAACGCACCGGTACACCTGGTTACCGAGCGCGCCGCAAAGGCCCTGTCGGACACGGTCACTCCGGCGGGCCTGGTCGCGGTCTGCGAAGTGCCGGCGACCCGGATGGCGGACGTGCTGGCCGGTTCGCCGCAGCTGGTTGCCACCGCCGTCGACATCAATGAGCCCGGCAACGCCGGCACGCTGATCCGCATCGCCGATGCCATGGGGGCGGCCGCTGTGATTCTCGCCGGGCACAGCGTCGACCCTTACAACGGCAAATGTGTGCGGGCATCGGCCGGCAGTATCTTCTCGGTCCCGGTCGTGGTCGCAGCCGACACCTCTGCCGTCGTCGCCGCCTTACGCACGGCCGGGCTACGGGTGCTAGCCAGTGCGGTCGACGGCGAGATGTCCCTCGATGAGGCTCAGCGGCTTCTCGGTGCCCCCACGGCCTGGCTGTTCGGGCCCGAATCCCATGGGCTGTCGGCTGAAATTGCTATGCAGGCCGATCACCGGGTGCGTATCCCCATGATTGGGGGAGCGGAGAGTCTGAACGTTGCCGCGGCGGCGGCGATTTGTCTGTATCAAAGTGCCCGGGTGCAGGGGCGAACTTGCTAA